A single Thiohalobacter thiocyanaticus DNA region contains:
- the hsdR gene encoding EcoAI/FtnUII family type I restriction enzme subunit R, protein MDNKEKKSLSETDICDLFISPAIKDAGWEPVRQIRREVTLTPGPVIVRGNMSSRNKKKKKFADYVLSWEPGIPIAVVEAKDNNHTVSQGMQQALGYAEILEVPSAFSSNGDAFAVHNKVPAPGEEIETELPLEAFPTPDALWQRYKTFRGIDDQAEPLVVQPYHEDMSGKGPRYYQVEAINRTIEAVASGKRRVLLVMATGTGKTYTTFQIIWRLWKARKVKRVLFLADRNILVDQTLVNDFRPFGAVMTKIKNRKIDPSYEVYLGLYQAITGPDEEDKIFKNISRDFFDMIVIDECHRGSAADDSAWREILEYFSDSIQVGLTATPKETKYVSSSTYFGEPVYTYSLKQGIEDGFLAPYKVVRIDIDKDVLGWTPPPGMVDDLGQAIDEREYNQKDMDRILVLNQRTKLVAKRVMKYLNATDPYAKTIVFCEDIDHAERMRAAIVNAAGQIAIENPKYVMRITGDSVEGKAELDNFIDPESRFPVIATTSELLTTGVDARTCKLIVLDKTITSMTIFKQIIGRGTRIDEDNNKWFFTIMDFKKATQLFRDPDFDGEAAVVYEPGDDDDPVPPDPPPEEGDDEGGGIEEEPGTYKVRVSGVDARIISERIEYIGPDGNLITESYKDFSRKQIQSEYASLDEFLNRWHSAKKKQAILDELEEHGIVLDNLAAEIGKDYGDFDLICHIAYDQPPLTRKERANKVKKRNYFTKYGEQVRAVLTALLDKYADEGISTLESAKVLKLKPFSDIGTPVEIINDVFGGKNSFDHAIEELEQELFKPDESA, encoded by the coding sequence ATGGATAATAAAGAAAAAAAATCTCTCAGTGAGACCGATATCTGCGACCTGTTCATCTCCCCGGCCATAAAGGATGCGGGCTGGGAACCTGTCAGACAGATTCGGCGCGAAGTCACCCTGACGCCGGGCCCGGTCATCGTCCGGGGCAACATGTCCTCACGTAACAAGAAGAAGAAAAAATTCGCTGACTATGTGCTCTCCTGGGAGCCGGGTATTCCCATCGCCGTGGTGGAAGCCAAAGACAACAACCATACCGTCAGCCAGGGTATGCAGCAGGCATTGGGCTATGCTGAGATCCTGGAAGTCCCCAGCGCCTTCAGCTCCAATGGCGATGCCTTCGCCGTGCACAACAAGGTACCCGCGCCAGGCGAAGAGATCGAAACCGAGTTGCCCCTTGAGGCTTTCCCCACGCCGGATGCCCTCTGGCAAAGGTACAAGACCTTTCGCGGTATTGACGATCAGGCCGAGCCGCTGGTCGTTCAGCCCTACCATGAAGACATGTCGGGCAAAGGACCACGTTATTACCAGGTGGAGGCAATCAACCGCACGATCGAGGCGGTGGCCAGTGGTAAAAGGCGCGTGTTGCTTGTTATGGCCACCGGCACCGGCAAGACCTACACGACCTTCCAGATCATCTGGCGGCTATGGAAAGCCAGGAAAGTTAAACGCGTCCTGTTCCTCGCCGACCGCAACATCCTCGTCGATCAGACTCTGGTCAACGACTTCAGGCCCTTTGGCGCAGTGATGACCAAGATCAAAAACCGCAAGATCGACCCGTCCTATGAAGTCTACCTTGGCCTGTATCAGGCGATCACCGGGCCGGACGAGGAAGACAAGATTTTCAAGAATATTTCACGTGACTTCTTCGATATGATCGTCATCGATGAATGTCACCGTGGCAGTGCGGCGGATGATTCCGCCTGGCGGGAAATCCTTGAGTATTTTTCTGATTCAATTCAAGTCGGCCTGACCGCTACCCCCAAGGAGACCAAATACGTCTCCAGTAGCACCTATTTCGGCGAGCCGGTATACACCTACAGCCTCAAGCAGGGCATCGAGGATGGCTTCCTCGCGCCGTACAAGGTCGTGCGCATCGACATCGACAAGGACGTCCTCGGCTGGACGCCCCCGCCCGGTATGGTGGACGACCTGGGCCAGGCAATTGACGAACGTGAATACAATCAGAAAGACATGGACCGTATCCTGGTCCTGAACCAGCGTACCAAGCTGGTCGCCAAACGAGTCATGAAATATCTCAACGCCACCGATCCCTATGCCAAGACTATCGTCTTCTGCGAAGACATCGACCATGCCGAACGCATGCGAGCCGCCATCGTCAATGCCGCAGGCCAAATCGCCATCGAAAACCCCAAGTACGTCATGCGCATCACCGGGGACAGCGTCGAGGGCAAGGCCGAGCTGGATAACTTTATCGACCCCGAAAGCAGGTTTCCCGTCATCGCCACCACCTCGGAGCTGCTCACCACCGGCGTCGATGCCAGGACGTGCAAGCTCATCGTGCTGGACAAGACCATCACCTCGATGACTATCTTCAAGCAGATCATCGGCCGTGGCACCCGCATCGACGAAGACAACAACAAGTGGTTCTTCACCATCATGGACTTCAAGAAGGCCACCCAACTGTTCCGCGACCCGGACTTCGATGGCGAGGCGGCCGTGGTCTATGAACCCGGCGATGACGACGATCCCGTACCACCGGACCCGCCGCCAGAGGAGGGTGATGACGAGGGAGGCGGCATCGAAGAAGAACCCGGCACCTACAAGGTTCGCGTCAGCGGCGTCGATGCCCGCATCATCTCCGAGCGTATTGAATACATTGGCCCGGACGGCAATTTGATCACCGAGTCCTACAAGGACTTTAGCCGCAAGCAAATCCAGTCGGAATACGCCTCGCTAGACGAGTTCCTCAACCGCTGGCATAGCGCGAAGAAAAAACAGGCCATCCTCGACGAGCTGGAAGAGCACGGGATCGTACTGGATAATCTCGCCGCTGAAATTGGCAAGGACTATGGCGACTTCGATCTCATTTGCCATATCGCTTATGATCAGCCACCACTCACGCGGAAGGAGCGGGCCAACAAGGTCAAAAAGCGCAACTACTTCACCAAATACGGCGAGCAGGTCCGCGCCGTGCTCACCGCGCTGCTGGACAAGTACGCTGATGAGGGCATCAGCACCCTGGAAAGTGCCAAGGTGCTGAAACTGAAACCGTTCAGTGACATAGGCACCCCAGTGGAAATTATCAATGACGTCTTTGGCGGCAAGAACAGCTTTGACCACGCCATCGAAGAGCTCGAGCAGGAGCTGTTTAAACCGGATGAATCTGCATGA
- a CDS encoding helix-turn-helix domain-containing protein has translation MIRCHLSRMMGERKMKIMDVARQTGLNRSTVTRLYNETAQRVELDAVEKLCHLFDCEVGELFELVTGDQPGPH, from the coding sequence ATGATCCGCTGCCATCTCTCCCGTATGATGGGGGAGCGTAAAATGAAAATAATGGACGTCGCCCGCCAAACCGGGCTCAACAGGAGCACTGTCACGCGCCTCTACAACGAAACCGCCCAGCGGGTAGAACTGGATGCGGTGGAGAAATTGTGCCACCTGTTTGACTGCGAAGTGGGTGAATTATTTGAGCTCGTGACCGGAGATCAGCCCGGACCACATTAA